The following DNA comes from Ensifer canadensis.
GAGAACCTGTTGATGCGGGAGAAAACCGTCGCATTGCCCTATGAGGATCCGGTAACCTTCGCGGTCAATGCGGCCAAGCCGTTGTTGGATTCATTGACGCCTGAAGAAAGAGACCAGATCCGGATGGTCATCACCTGCACGGAATCGGGAATCGATTTCAGCAAATCGATGAGTACCTATTGTCACGAGTTGCTTGGACTAAGCCGCAATTGCCGTCTCTTTGAAATCAAGGGGGCGTGTTACTCCGGCATTGCAGGCTTGCAGATGGCAATCAACTTCGTGCTATCGCAGACCCGGCCCGGTGGAAAAGTGCTGGTGCTAGCCACCGATGTCTCGCGCTTCATGGCGGAGGAAGGCGACGAGACGCCATCGGCCGACTGGTCTTTTGCCGAACCCAGCGGCGGCTCCGGTGCTGTTGCCATGCTGGTGAGCGATCAACCACACATATTTCAGATCGACGTCGGCGCGAACGGTTATTACGGCCATGAAGTGATGGATACCTGCCGGCCATCTACGGACACCGACAGTGGCGATGCCGACTTGTCCTTGCTGTCATATCTCAACTGCTGCGAGAACGCTTTCCTAGACTATCAAATGCGCGTCACCGATGCCGATTTCGCGGGAACCTTCGCGTACCTTGCTTATCACACACCATTCGGCGGCATGGTCAAGGGCGCCCACCGAAATATGATGCGGAAATTAGCTAAGGCCGCGTTGGCCGACATCGAAGCCGATTTCCAGCAACGCGTCATGCCGGGTGTGACGTACTGCCAGCGCGTCGGCAATATTATGGGCGGGATGGCGCCCCTGTCTCTCATCAGCACGATCTGTAACGGCGACTTCTCCGCTCCCCAGAGGGTTGGCGTGTTTTCCTACGGCTCGGGCTGCTGCTCCGAGTTCTTCAGCGGCGTGGCCCGGCAGGAGGGGAAGCAGCGTCTTCGCGAGATGAAAATCGGCGAAAGCCTCGGGCGGCGCCATGAGTTGACGATCGAGCAATATGAAAATCTGCTGCGACGGAGTCGGGAGATCAGGTTCGGGACCCGTGACCTTGTCGCGGATGCCAGCTTCATTCCCGAGGCCCGGAGCGCCCTCGGGAAGCCAGTCCTGTTTCTCAAGAGCGTCAAGGAATTTCACCGCGAATACGAGTGGGTATCATGACGGAAATTTACCGGAACCTCCGCGTCCGTTTTGAAGACGACCTCTGCTTCGTGCAGATTTACCGCCCGGACACCAACAATGCGATCGATGAACATCTGGTTATCGAGATTATCGACGTTCTGGATCAATGCGAGACTGCGGTGAAAATACTAGTGCTAGAAGGCTTGCCCGAGGCATTTTGCTTAGGTGCGGACTTCAAGCAACTACAGTTTGGCGACACTCCAACACCGCAGGATCCCGGACCGCTTTATGATCTGTGGTATCGGTTGGCCACCGGTCCGTATGTCACCATTGCCCATGTGCGTGGTCGTGTGAATGCCGGCGGTGTCGGCTTTGTCGCAGCTTGCGATGTAGTGCTTAGCGATGACAAGGCCAGTTTCAGCCTATCCGAATTACTATTTGGTTTGATGCCTGCCTGCGTGTTTCCGTTTCTTGTCCGGCGCATCGGTTTTGCACGAGCTCACTATCTGACGCTGATGACCCAACCGGTCACCGCGCAACGGGCGTTGGAATGGGGGCTGGTGGATGCATGCGAGGAAGACAGCGCAAATCTGCTCCGCAAGCATCTGCTGCGCCTGCGCCGTCTCAGCAAAGATGCTGTCGCGCGCTACAAGCGCTATGCCGTTGCCCTCGACGATAAGTTGATGACGTCTCGCATGCCGGCCATTGCCGCCAACGTCGAGGTGTTTGGAAATTCCGACAACCTGAAAAACATCGAGCGTTTCGTAGACACCGGTAGGTTCCCGTGGGAGGCGGCGTGATGTTCGGGGAAATCATCTGCATAGCCCCGAGGATTCCCTGCGAGCAGGATCGTACATCCGGTGGATGCAAGGCAAGGCAATCAGGAATGTCTTCATCAGCAATCGGACAATTGGAGCTAATATCGTGAGCCAGGACCTGATCTTCGAAACCATCGTGCGTCATACGCGGGAAGTTCTTCCCGGCTTGGACGGGTACGTATTCAAGCCGACCGACTCGCTGCGCGAACTGGGTGCGAATTCGATCGACCGCGCCGATATCATCATGATGACGCTGGAATCGTTGTCGTTGGATTTCCCTCTGATCGAGGTCGCCAAGGCGCAGAGCATCGGAGATCTCGCCGGCATCATCCATGCAAAGATCTGACCGAGCGGAGTTGATTGTCAGCGGCGTCGGTGTCGTTTCGGCCATCGGGCAGGGGCAGGCTGCCTTCGCTGCTGCGCTGCTGGAAGGGCGTCACCGTTTCGACGTCATGCAACGCGCTGGGCGACAGCTGCCGCAAAATGCCGATGCACCGGCGAGCTCCTTTCTCGGCGCAGAGATCGAGCAGCTGGTAATGCCCGAAGCTATTCCCAAGACCTTGTTGCGAACTGCCTCGCTTTCCGGGCAGGCAGCGCTGGTGGCCCTGCACGAGGCATGGCTGGATGCTTGCCTCCGCGAGGTCGAGCCGGATCGTATTGGCTTGGTAATCGGCGGTTCCAATGTCCAGCAGCGCGAGTTGACGCAGGTCCATGACGCCTACCGAGACCGGGTGAGGTTTTTGCGCCCGACTTACGCGATGTCGTTCATGGACAACGATCTGTGCGGCCTATGCACGGAAGCTTT
Coding sequences within:
- a CDS encoding hydroxymethylglutaryl-CoA synthase family protein, whose translation is MNTVGIEAMNVFAGTACLDVAKLARHRGLDMRRFENLLMREKTVALPYEDPVTFAVNAAKPLLDSLTPEERDQIRMVITCTESGIDFSKSMSTYCHELLGLSRNCRLFEIKGACYSGIAGLQMAINFVLSQTRPGGKVLVLATDVSRFMAEEGDETPSADWSFAEPSGGSGAVAMLVSDQPHIFQIDVGANGYYGHEVMDTCRPSTDTDSGDADLSLLSYLNCCENAFLDYQMRVTDADFAGTFAYLAYHTPFGGMVKGAHRNMMRKLAKAALADIEADFQQRVMPGVTYCQRVGNIMGGMAPLSLISTICNGDFSAPQRVGVFSYGSGCCSEFFSGVARQEGKQRLREMKIGESLGRRHELTIEQYENLLRRSREIRFGTRDLVADASFIPEARSALGKPVLFLKSVKEFHREYEWVS
- a CDS encoding enoyl-CoA hydratase/isomerase, translated to MTEIYRNLRVRFEDDLCFVQIYRPDTNNAIDEHLVIEIIDVLDQCETAVKILVLEGLPEAFCLGADFKQLQFGDTPTPQDPGPLYDLWYRLATGPYVTIAHVRGRVNAGGVGFVAACDVVLSDDKASFSLSELLFGLMPACVFPFLVRRIGFARAHYLTLMTQPVTAQRALEWGLVDACEEDSANLLRKHLLRLRRLSKDAVARYKRYAVALDDKLMTSRMPAIAANVEVFGNSDNLKNIERFVDTGRFPWEAA
- a CDS encoding acyl carrier protein, with protein sequence MSQDLIFETIVRHTREVLPGLDGYVFKPTDSLRELGANSIDRADIIMMTLESLSLDFPLIEVAKAQSIGDLAGIIHAKI